The sequence below is a genomic window from Mycobacterium heidelbergense.
AGAACCCGCCGGAGCCGAGGTTGCCGACGGGCAGCCACTGCCCTAACGGCGAGGTGTTGGTGCCGGTGAAACCGTTGACGCCGTTGCCGATCAGATCGCGCCCGAACAAGGCAACGAACGGCGCATTGAGTGGCCCGTCCACTGCTTGACCGAGCGGGCTGGCAATCCACCCCTGGCCGGCGGTGTAAATCCCGGTGTAGACACCGTCGAACGCGTTATAAACGAGGTTATTCAGTACAGCCTGAGGGGAGTTTGCAGCAGAGACCGCCGCACTGAGACCGCCGACTTGGACGGCAGCGGCGCTGGCATTAATGCTGCTGGTGATGCCTTCTAAGGCACCCGAACGAATACCTTCAAAGGCGGCGGCGCTGGCATTGAGGCTGTTGGTGATGCCCTCAAGGGCACCGGTTTGCAGGCCCGCGAGGGCACCGGCGCCCAGGCCGTCGATGGCCGCGGTGCCCGCAGCGGCGGCCTGGCTGGCGGCTCCCATAAGGGGTTGGATGATGGGGTCGATGATCGTGTCGAGCACCCCGGCGCGAGCCGGCGGCGCAGCGACCATGGGTGTCATCGCGGCGGTCAGAAAAGCGCCGGCGGCGGTGCCCAAACCGACTACACGGCCGCGACGGTTCGCTTTCGCGTTGCGGCGATTTCG
It includes:
- a CDS encoding PGRS repeat-containing protein, which encodes MKRKQHSTRRNRRNAKANRRGRVVGLGTAAGAFLTAAMTPMVAAPPARAGVLDTIIDPIIQPLMGAASQAAAAGTAAIDGLGAGALAGLQTGALEGITNSLNASAAAFEGIRSGALEGITSSINASAAAVQVGGLSAAVSAANSPQAVLNNLVYNAFDGVYTGIYTAGQGWIASPLGQAVDGPLNAPFVALFGRDLIGNGVNGFTGTNTSPLGQWLPVGNLGSGGFLFGNGGAGANGTATHVAGFAGGSAGLFGNGGQGGTALAGSGPNYGMGGMGGNGGLLMGNGGIGGVGAMGSASGLGYYHGGIGGIGGNAGILFGNGGAGGVGGANFQVGAFGTRGMGGTGGNGAWLVGNGGAGGAGGSFANYGGGGKGGAGGFSGLLAGNGGAGGAGGNSSIGYYVGPGGAGGLPGFLGQIGAVGPNGNYG